A portion of the Pelodiscus sinensis isolate JC-2024 chromosome 20, ASM4963464v1, whole genome shotgun sequence genome contains these proteins:
- the COIL gene encoding coilin isoform X1 has product MAAAAGGGGPVRLRLLFDYPPPGSPGCSLCWLLLEPSQVRLVTDLISLIRDKFGFSRRAQLSLFLEGALLPPTESARLVRDNDSLRVKLEKIVSDSCDEIGNGIIYSSRKERKKYSQKLEVEGNAKSEDDRHRRKKKKKQSPEHLSCKEEDSVNVQDTRKKSKKRKRKDVNERNDIAGGNDDSSLDESKKLKKKSEGKKDLETERKDAKQRKTRPIREKTVLEKANHNFPLNPSKSSSVKNIAAQSSKKREGISDRDSSSTSSDSEMDMKQNKSSHKPMAAMLHRDKSQLANSVIKTVVASKVTAKSTDENFPKTAISKKTKPQSSSSDSNSSIEMEEEQQQQSNDSKGKLLPKNPPVVNIMAKSPKAKTSSSESDSSDSETFVIKKPIANVGFNKSLVRSGGKQLPASNQGPAVNSSSFGRGLGRGEDNFWRGHRGRGCRAVIRGRGRGRGRGESNSFFFNYGDENQKHQQLNEEATNTSVVIQNPVEVPKRDYSVLPLLAAPPQLGEKIAFKQLLELTENYTPEVSDYKEGKIISWNAENKQVELEILSSSAVVKEPGKFDLVYQSADGAEVIEYAVSQDTKRTESWDALIEPRLIIEPLPTSESTTENVKL; this is encoded by the exons ATGGCGGcggcggccgggggagggggccccgTGCGGCTCCGGCTGCTCTTTGACTACCCGCCGCCGGGGAGCCCGGGCTGCTcgctgtgctggctgctgctggagcccagcCAAGTGCGCCTGGTCACCGACCTCATCAGCCTCATCCGGGACAAGTTCGGCTTCAGCCGCCGGGCTCAGCTCAGCCTCTTCCTGGAGGGGGCGCTGCTGCCGCCCACCGAGAGCGCGCGCCTGGTGCGGGACAACGACTCCCTCAG agttaaattggaaaagatagttTCAGATAGTTGTGATGAGATTGGTAATGGTATAATTTACTCAtcaagaaaagagagaaaaaaatatagcCAAAAGTTGGAAGTGGAGGGGAATGCTAAAAGTGAAGATGACAGacacagaaggaaaaagaagaagaaacagaGCCCTGAACATCTTTCTTGTAAGGAAGAGGACTCTGTAAATGTTCAAGACACTCGGAAAAAGtccaagaaaagaaaaagaaaagatgtgAATGAAAGAAATGATATCGCAGGAGGAAATGATGACAGCAGTCTTGATGAGtccaaaaaacttaaaaaaaagtccGAGGGAAAGAAAGATCTGGAAACAGAAAGAAAGGATGCTAAGCAGAGAAAAACAAGGCCAATTAGAGAAAAGACTGTTTTAGAAAAAGCCAACCACAATTTCCCTCTGAATCCTAGTAAAAGTAGCTCAGTAAAAAACATTGCAGCACAGTCTAGCAAAAAGAGGGAAGGAATTTCAGATCGTGATTCCTCCAGCACATCATCTGACAGTGAAATGGATATGAAACAAAATAAATCCTCACATAAACCTATGGCAGCAATGCTACACAGAGACAAATCCCAACTTGCAAATTCTGTTATAAAAACTGTTGTTGCTAGTAAAGTTACTGCCAAGTCTACAGATGAAAATTTCCCCAAGACTGCAATTAGTAAAAAAACTAAACCCCAGTCCTCTAGTTCAGATTCTAACTCTAGTATAGAGatggaagaagagcagcagcagcaaagcaatGACTCAAAGGGAAAACTGCTGCCTAAAAATCCCCCAGTTGTGAACATTATGGCAAAGTCCCCCAAAGCAAAGACCTCTTCTTCGGAGTCTGATAGTTCAGATTCAGAGACATTTGTTATTAAAAAGCCCATAGCAAATGTTGGCTTCAATAAATCCTTAGTAAGAAGTGGTGGTAAACAGTTGCCAGCTAGCAATCAAGGACCAGCTGTAAACTCCAGCAGTTTTGGAAGGGGACTTGGTAGAGGAGAGGATAACTTCTGGAGAGGACATAGGGGCCGGGGGTGTCGTGCGGTGATCCGGGGTCGGGGCCGTGGCCGTGGCCGTGGAGAAAGCAATAGCTTCTTCTTTAACTATGGCGATGAAAACCAGAAACATCAGCAGTTAAATGAAGAAGCAACAAACACTTCTGTTGTTATCCAG aatcCAGTGGAAGTTCCAAAGAGGGACTACAGTGTACTACCTCTATTAGCTGCCCCTCCACAATTAGGGGAAAAAATTGCCTTTAAG caGCTTTTGGAATTAACAGAAAATTACACTCCTGAAGTATCTGACTACAag GAGGGAAAAATAATCAGTTGGAATGCTGAAAACAAACAGGTAGAACTTGAGATTCTTTCGTCTTCAGCAG TGGTAAAAGAACCAGGAAAGTTTGATCTGGTGTACCAGTCTGCAGATGGAGCTGAAGTGATAGAATATGCTGTTTCTCAGGATACGAAG AGAACAGAAAGCTGGGATGCACTGATTGAGCCAAGACTGATTATTGAACCTTTGCCTACTAGTGAATCGACTACTGAGAACGTGAAGCTCTAA
- the COIL gene encoding coilin isoform X2, with the protein MAAAAGGGGPVRLRLLFDYPPPGSPGCSLCWLLLEPSQVRLVTDLISLIRDKFGFSRRAQLSLFLEGALLPPTESARLVRDNDSLRVKLEKIVSDSCDEIGNGIIYSSRKERKKYSQKLEVEGNAKSEDDRHRRKKKKKQSPEHLSCKEEDSVNVQDTRKKSKKRKRKDVNERNDIAGGNDDSSLDESKKLKKKSEGKKDLETERKDAKQRKTRPIREKTVLEKANHNFPLNPSKSSSVKNIAAQSSKKREGISDRDSSSTSSDSEMDMKQNKSSHKPMAAMLHRDKSQLANSVIKTVVASKVTAKSTDENFPKTAISKKTKPQSSSSDSNSSIEMEEEQQQQSNDSKGKLLPKNPPVVNIMAKSPKAKTSSSESDSSDSETFVIKKPIANVGFNKSLVRSGGKQLPASNQGPAVNSSSFGRGLGRGEDNFWRGHRGRGCRAVIRGRGRGRGRGESNSFFFNYGDENQKHQQLNEEATNTSVVIQNPVEVPKRDYSVLPLLAAPPQLGEKIAFKLLELTENYTPEVSDYKEGKIISWNAENKQVELEILSSSAVVKEPGKFDLVYQSADGAEVIEYAVSQDTKRTESWDALIEPRLIIEPLPTSESTTENVKL; encoded by the exons ATGGCGGcggcggccgggggagggggccccgTGCGGCTCCGGCTGCTCTTTGACTACCCGCCGCCGGGGAGCCCGGGCTGCTcgctgtgctggctgctgctggagcccagcCAAGTGCGCCTGGTCACCGACCTCATCAGCCTCATCCGGGACAAGTTCGGCTTCAGCCGCCGGGCTCAGCTCAGCCTCTTCCTGGAGGGGGCGCTGCTGCCGCCCACCGAGAGCGCGCGCCTGGTGCGGGACAACGACTCCCTCAG agttaaattggaaaagatagttTCAGATAGTTGTGATGAGATTGGTAATGGTATAATTTACTCAtcaagaaaagagagaaaaaaatatagcCAAAAGTTGGAAGTGGAGGGGAATGCTAAAAGTGAAGATGACAGacacagaaggaaaaagaagaagaaacagaGCCCTGAACATCTTTCTTGTAAGGAAGAGGACTCTGTAAATGTTCAAGACACTCGGAAAAAGtccaagaaaagaaaaagaaaagatgtgAATGAAAGAAATGATATCGCAGGAGGAAATGATGACAGCAGTCTTGATGAGtccaaaaaacttaaaaaaaagtccGAGGGAAAGAAAGATCTGGAAACAGAAAGAAAGGATGCTAAGCAGAGAAAAACAAGGCCAATTAGAGAAAAGACTGTTTTAGAAAAAGCCAACCACAATTTCCCTCTGAATCCTAGTAAAAGTAGCTCAGTAAAAAACATTGCAGCACAGTCTAGCAAAAAGAGGGAAGGAATTTCAGATCGTGATTCCTCCAGCACATCATCTGACAGTGAAATGGATATGAAACAAAATAAATCCTCACATAAACCTATGGCAGCAATGCTACACAGAGACAAATCCCAACTTGCAAATTCTGTTATAAAAACTGTTGTTGCTAGTAAAGTTACTGCCAAGTCTACAGATGAAAATTTCCCCAAGACTGCAATTAGTAAAAAAACTAAACCCCAGTCCTCTAGTTCAGATTCTAACTCTAGTATAGAGatggaagaagagcagcagcagcaaagcaatGACTCAAAGGGAAAACTGCTGCCTAAAAATCCCCCAGTTGTGAACATTATGGCAAAGTCCCCCAAAGCAAAGACCTCTTCTTCGGAGTCTGATAGTTCAGATTCAGAGACATTTGTTATTAAAAAGCCCATAGCAAATGTTGGCTTCAATAAATCCTTAGTAAGAAGTGGTGGTAAACAGTTGCCAGCTAGCAATCAAGGACCAGCTGTAAACTCCAGCAGTTTTGGAAGGGGACTTGGTAGAGGAGAGGATAACTTCTGGAGAGGACATAGGGGCCGGGGGTGTCGTGCGGTGATCCGGGGTCGGGGCCGTGGCCGTGGCCGTGGAGAAAGCAATAGCTTCTTCTTTAACTATGGCGATGAAAACCAGAAACATCAGCAGTTAAATGAAGAAGCAACAAACACTTCTGTTGTTATCCAG aatcCAGTGGAAGTTCCAAAGAGGGACTACAGTGTACTACCTCTATTAGCTGCCCCTCCACAATTAGGGGAAAAAATTGCCTTTAAG CTTTTGGAATTAACAGAAAATTACACTCCTGAAGTATCTGACTACAag GAGGGAAAAATAATCAGTTGGAATGCTGAAAACAAACAGGTAGAACTTGAGATTCTTTCGTCTTCAGCAG TGGTAAAAGAACCAGGAAAGTTTGATCTGGTGTACCAGTCTGCAGATGGAGCTGAAGTGATAGAATATGCTGTTTCTCAGGATACGAAG AGAACAGAAAGCTGGGATGCACTGATTGAGCCAAGACTGATTATTGAACCTTTGCCTACTAGTGAATCGACTACTGAGAACGTGAAGCTCTAA
- the COIL gene encoding coilin isoform X3, with protein MAAAAGGGGPVRLRLLFDYPPPGSPGCSLCWLLLEPSQVRLVTDLISLIRDKFGFSRRAQLSLFLEGALLPPTESARLVRDNDSLRVKLEKIVSDSCDEIGNGIIYSSRKERKKYSQKLEVEGNAKSEDDRHRRKKKKKQSPEHLSCKEEDSVNVQDTRKKSKKRKRKDVNERNDIAGGNDDSSLDESKKLKKKSEGKKDLETERKDAKQRKTRPIREKTVLEKANHNFPLNPSKSSSVKNIAAQSSKKREGISDRDSSSTSSDSEMDMKQNKSSHKPMAAMLHRDKSQLANSVIKTVVASKVTAKSTDENFPKTAISKKTKPQSSSSDSNSSIEMEEEQQQQSNDSKGKLLPKNPPVVNIMAKSPKAKTSSSESDSSDSETFVIKKPIANVGFNKSLVRSGGKQLPASNQGPAVNSSSFGRGLGRGEDNFWRGHRGRGCRAVIRGRGRGRGRGESNSFFFNYGDENQKHQQLNEEATNTSVVIQNPVEVPKRDYSVLPLLAAPPQLGEKIAFKEGKIISWNAENKQVELEILSSSAVVKEPGKFDLVYQSADGAEVIEYAVSQDTKRTESWDALIEPRLIIEPLPTSESTTENVKL; from the exons ATGGCGGcggcggccgggggagggggccccgTGCGGCTCCGGCTGCTCTTTGACTACCCGCCGCCGGGGAGCCCGGGCTGCTcgctgtgctggctgctgctggagcccagcCAAGTGCGCCTGGTCACCGACCTCATCAGCCTCATCCGGGACAAGTTCGGCTTCAGCCGCCGGGCTCAGCTCAGCCTCTTCCTGGAGGGGGCGCTGCTGCCGCCCACCGAGAGCGCGCGCCTGGTGCGGGACAACGACTCCCTCAG agttaaattggaaaagatagttTCAGATAGTTGTGATGAGATTGGTAATGGTATAATTTACTCAtcaagaaaagagagaaaaaaatatagcCAAAAGTTGGAAGTGGAGGGGAATGCTAAAAGTGAAGATGACAGacacagaaggaaaaagaagaagaaacagaGCCCTGAACATCTTTCTTGTAAGGAAGAGGACTCTGTAAATGTTCAAGACACTCGGAAAAAGtccaagaaaagaaaaagaaaagatgtgAATGAAAGAAATGATATCGCAGGAGGAAATGATGACAGCAGTCTTGATGAGtccaaaaaacttaaaaaaaagtccGAGGGAAAGAAAGATCTGGAAACAGAAAGAAAGGATGCTAAGCAGAGAAAAACAAGGCCAATTAGAGAAAAGACTGTTTTAGAAAAAGCCAACCACAATTTCCCTCTGAATCCTAGTAAAAGTAGCTCAGTAAAAAACATTGCAGCACAGTCTAGCAAAAAGAGGGAAGGAATTTCAGATCGTGATTCCTCCAGCACATCATCTGACAGTGAAATGGATATGAAACAAAATAAATCCTCACATAAACCTATGGCAGCAATGCTACACAGAGACAAATCCCAACTTGCAAATTCTGTTATAAAAACTGTTGTTGCTAGTAAAGTTACTGCCAAGTCTACAGATGAAAATTTCCCCAAGACTGCAATTAGTAAAAAAACTAAACCCCAGTCCTCTAGTTCAGATTCTAACTCTAGTATAGAGatggaagaagagcagcagcagcaaagcaatGACTCAAAGGGAAAACTGCTGCCTAAAAATCCCCCAGTTGTGAACATTATGGCAAAGTCCCCCAAAGCAAAGACCTCTTCTTCGGAGTCTGATAGTTCAGATTCAGAGACATTTGTTATTAAAAAGCCCATAGCAAATGTTGGCTTCAATAAATCCTTAGTAAGAAGTGGTGGTAAACAGTTGCCAGCTAGCAATCAAGGACCAGCTGTAAACTCCAGCAGTTTTGGAAGGGGACTTGGTAGAGGAGAGGATAACTTCTGGAGAGGACATAGGGGCCGGGGGTGTCGTGCGGTGATCCGGGGTCGGGGCCGTGGCCGTGGCCGTGGAGAAAGCAATAGCTTCTTCTTTAACTATGGCGATGAAAACCAGAAACATCAGCAGTTAAATGAAGAAGCAACAAACACTTCTGTTGTTATCCAG aatcCAGTGGAAGTTCCAAAGAGGGACTACAGTGTACTACCTCTATTAGCTGCCCCTCCACAATTAGGGGAAAAAATTGCCTTTAAG GAGGGAAAAATAATCAGTTGGAATGCTGAAAACAAACAGGTAGAACTTGAGATTCTTTCGTCTTCAGCAG TGGTAAAAGAACCAGGAAAGTTTGATCTGGTGTACCAGTCTGCAGATGGAGCTGAAGTGATAGAATATGCTGTTTCTCAGGATACGAAG AGAACAGAAAGCTGGGATGCACTGATTGAGCCAAGACTGATTATTGAACCTTTGCCTACTAGTGAATCGACTACTGAGAACGTGAAGCTCTAA